One region of Burkholderia pyrrocinia genomic DNA includes:
- a CDS encoding OmpW/AlkL family protein yields the protein MNFTRTMRFAGMAVCICSAALADNADAQTAGSITTSVGWLHISPQGDATPLTVQSVGGVTVNQQLAGTGAHASSTDTMGITTEYYVTDNVGVAMLFGLPLTVNLVGDGTLQKYGTLGTTRPMPPAIELRYHLFSATSKFRPYAGLGVNYTWFTQVRATNLQFVSDSFGPGGSVRATLSASWNPVFELGASYAMTKHWSVGTSVGYMPVKTHLTLYGRTATGTQIVSTSTLRLNPVNVFLNVAYTF from the coding sequence ATGAATTTCACGCGAACGATGCGTTTCGCAGGCATGGCGGTTTGTATCTGCTCGGCTGCACTTGCCGACAATGCAGATGCACAGACGGCAGGAAGCATCACCACATCGGTGGGATGGCTGCACATATCGCCACAGGGCGACGCAACGCCGCTGACCGTGCAAAGTGTCGGTGGCGTGACGGTGAATCAGCAACTGGCCGGTACCGGGGCGCATGCCAGTTCGACGGATACGATGGGCATCACCACCGAGTACTACGTCACCGACAACGTTGGTGTCGCCATGCTGTTTGGACTGCCACTGACAGTCAATCTGGTCGGTGACGGGACGTTGCAGAAGTATGGAACCCTCGGCACGACAAGGCCGATGCCGCCGGCCATCGAACTTCGATATCACCTGTTTTCGGCCACATCGAAATTCCGTCCATACGCGGGGCTTGGCGTGAACTACACGTGGTTCACTCAGGTTCGGGCGACCAATCTCCAGTTCGTCTCCGACAGCTTTGGGCCGGGCGGCTCGGTGCGCGCGACACTCAGCGCATCGTGGAACCCGGTGTTCGAGCTCGGGGCGAGTTACGCGATGACCAAACATTGGTCTGTCGGTACTTCCGTCGGCTACATGCCGGTGAAGACTCACCTCACGTTATACGGACGGACCGCGACCGGGACGCAGATCGTTTCCACATCGACGCTCCGACTCAATCCCGTCAACGTTTTCCTGAACGTCGCTTATACGTTCTAG